A genomic region of Solanum dulcamara chromosome 2, daSolDulc1.2, whole genome shotgun sequence contains the following coding sequences:
- the LOC129874052 gene encoding 24-methylenesterol C-methyltransferase 2-like — MEFFKELLTIFCTTAVLFGGGFCYFTFLFEQKGKKAVQFSCGSLPKEKVQEGYERYSSFFERGLDGKEMFSSDKVPAFVDTFYDLVTDIYEWGWGQSFHFSPSIRGKSNRDATRMHEEMAVNLLNVEPGARVLDAGCGVGGPMRAIATHSGANVVGITINEYQVERARAHNKKAGLDSLCEVACGNFLKMPFDDDSFDGAYSIEATCHAPKLEEVYGEIYRVLKPGSFYVSYEWVTTELYDSNDSEHVEIIRGIERGNALPGLRSYKDIAEIATKVGFEVVKERDLAKPPAEPWWTRLKMGRIAYWRNHVVVTVLSWLGIAPKGVVDVHDMLLVTADYLAKGGDTGIFTPMHMILCRKPD; from the coding sequence ATGGAATTTTTTAAGGAATTGCTTACCATCTTTTGTACCACCGCCGTTCTATTCGGCGGtggattttgttattttacttTCCTCTTTGAGCAGAAGGGTAAAAAGGCCGTTCAATTTTCTTGTGGTTCTCTACCTAAAGAGAAAGTTCAAGAAGGGTATGAACGATATTCATCATTTTTCGAGCGGGGCCTTGATGGAAAAGAAATGTTCTCCTCCGATAAAGTCCCTGCCTTTGTTGACACATTTTATGACCTTGTCACCGATATATACGAGTGGGGTTGGGGCCAGTCTTTCCATTTCTCCCCTAGTATTCGGGGGAAATCCAATCGCGATGCTACACGTATGCATGAGGAAATGGCGGTtaatctcttgaatgtagaGCCAGGAGCCCGTGTCCTTGATGCTGGTTGTGGTGTTGGTGGACCAATGAGGGCCATTGCGACCCATTCAGGAGCTAATGTTGTTGGCATTACTATTAATGAGTACCAAGTGGAACGGGCCCGGGCTCACAACAAGAAGGCTGGGCTTGACTCTTTATGTGAGGTGGCTTGTGGCAATTTCCTAAAAATGCCCTTTGATGATGATAGTTTCGATGGAGCTTACTCCATCGAAGCTACATGCCATGCACCGAAACTTGAAGAAGTGTATGGGGAAATCTACAGGGTGTTAAAGCCCGGATCTTTCTACGTTTCTTACGAGTGGGTTACGACTGAATTGTATGATTCAAATGATTCCGAACATGTGGAGATAATTCGGGGGATTGAAAGAGGCAATGCATTGCCCGGGTTGAGAAGCTACAAGGACATTGCTGAAATCGCTACCAAAGTAGGTTTCGAGGTGGTGAAGGAGAGAGATTTGGCTAAGCCACCGGCGGAGCCATGGTGGACTAGGCTCAAAATGGGGAGGATTGCTTACTGGAGGAATCATGTAGTCGTGACGGTGCTTTCTTGGCTCGGGATCGCCCCTAAGGGCGTCGTCGATGTCCACGATATGTTGTTAGTGACGGCTGATTATTTGGCTAAAGGGGGTGACACTGGCATTTTCACTCCTATGCATATGATTCTATGTAGAAAGCCTGATTAA